A region from the Armatimonadota bacterium genome encodes:
- a CDS encoding prepilin-type N-terminal cleavage/methylation domain-containing protein, which produces MEKKRGFTLIELLVVIAIIAILAAILFPVFAKARERAKRMNCASNLKQIGIAVNMYATDNDEFVYAQVYNNYWGAGVGTCPVPATGYPQQFWGTVYLPYVKSAEIFACPDDGANGEPKGYLQNTKKWSVTGMSEAAKQSSYAYVGLNIWDKSLDGVSAISTVANKPGPYRRKISHQQNADINISGMKLKDALWLAADKDFIGTGGRLATTHGRGTDPNNALTGVSSNSLYLDSSVHWSSDWLH; this is translated from the coding sequence ATGGAGAAGAAGCGAGGGTTCACACTGATCGAACTGCTGGTGGTGATCGCAATTATCGCAATCCTGGCCGCCATCTTGTTCCCAGTGTTTGCCAAGGCCCGCGAACGGGCTAAGCGGATGAATTGCGCCAGCAATCTTAAGCAGATCGGCATCGCCGTGAACATGTACGCAACGGACAACGATGAGTTCGTCTACGCCCAGGTCTACAACAACTACTGGGGCGCCGGAGTCGGCACTTGCCCGGTGCCCGCCACGGGGTATCCTCAGCAATTCTGGGGCACCGTATACCTTCCGTATGTCAAGAGCGCGGAGATCTTCGCCTGCCCCGATGACGGGGCGAACGGCGAGCCCAAGGGATACCTTCAGAACACGAAAAAGTGGTCCGTAACAGGCATGTCGGAAGCTGCCAAACAGAGCAGTTATGCATATGTGGGCCTGAACATCTGGGATAAAAGCCTGGATGGCGTGTCGGCAATCTCCACCGTCGCCAACAAACCCGGTCCGTACCGCCGAAAGATCTCCCATCAGCAGAACGCGGACATCAACATTTCGGGTATGAAACTGAAGGATGCCCTCTGGCTTGCCGCGGACAAGGACTTTATCGGCACCGGCGGCCGCCTGGCCACGACGCACGGTCGAGGCACGGACCCCAACAACGCGCTCACCGGCGTCAGCAGCAACAGCCTTTACCTGGACAGTTCCGTACACTGGTCCTCCGACTGGCTGCACTGA
- a CDS encoding APC family permease, translated as MMIPLRRLIVGRPLESARAAHEKLPPLLALPVFASDALSSVAYATGEIMAALLLAGPLYLHITIPISVAIVVLLAIVATSYRQTVMAYPGGGGAYIVARDNLGVVAAQTAGAALLIDYILTVAVSVSSGVAAIESLLKTQHQIAVPVVPICLACVALITMVNLRGVKESGKAFALPTYAFIVIVYVLCGLGLYQYAHGSLALAHSPEVFRSALPALDRNPTQAADFKMLGLFLILHAFASGCTALTGVEAISNGVTAFKHPAAPNAAKTMVWMAVILGSMFLGLSFLAVHVNALPETVVPTAANNGGETVLSQVGRAVLGPGHLAHILYYWLQIATALILVLAANTSFADFPRLGALHANDGFLPKQLTNVGDRLVFDRGIITLGVLACILIAHFRGDVHNLIPLYAVGVFLSFTLSQAGMVKRWFRLRSPGWRWKAMVNGLGAIVTFVVLLVFGVVKFASGAWIVVLLIPILVVIFFRIHAHYDSVDRQMVVIPSDLEDTTPPQHAVLVLVPGATRSALQAVKYARSVAGECRAIHVEVHPEKTPNLRNFWMKLGGQVPLVILESPFRDVVGPLMAYLDEVQTETPNTQITVVIPEFAAARWWQNLLHGHTGLVLKFALLRRKNVIVTNVRYELENESVAFREMFDIHEDYAGHL; from the coding sequence ATGATGATACCTTTGCGGCGCCTTATCGTAGGGCGTCCGCTGGAAAGCGCCCGGGCAGCGCACGAAAAACTGCCCCCTTTGCTGGCGCTGCCGGTTTTCGCATCGGATGCGCTGTCTTCCGTGGCCTACGCCACGGGCGAGATCATGGCGGCACTGCTCCTTGCCGGCCCTCTGTACCTCCACATCACCATCCCGATCAGCGTCGCCATCGTGGTGCTCCTCGCGATCGTCGCTACTTCGTACCGGCAGACGGTGATGGCTTACCCCGGCGGCGGGGGCGCGTATATCGTGGCGCGCGACAACCTGGGAGTGGTTGCGGCGCAGACGGCGGGCGCCGCGCTGCTGATTGACTACATCCTCACGGTCGCGGTCTCGGTTTCCTCGGGTGTCGCGGCGATTGAGTCACTGCTGAAGACCCAACACCAGATAGCGGTGCCCGTGGTGCCGATCTGTCTCGCTTGCGTGGCGCTCATCACGATGGTGAACCTGCGAGGCGTGAAGGAGAGCGGCAAGGCGTTCGCCCTGCCCACGTACGCCTTCATCGTCATCGTGTACGTTCTGTGCGGACTGGGGCTGTACCAATACGCCCATGGGTCGCTGGCGCTTGCCCATTCGCCGGAGGTTTTCCGCAGCGCACTGCCTGCGCTCGACCGGAACCCAACCCAGGCGGCCGATTTCAAGATGCTGGGTCTTTTCCTCATCCTGCACGCCTTCGCCTCGGGGTGTACGGCGCTCACCGGCGTGGAGGCGATCTCGAACGGCGTGACGGCGTTCAAGCACCCCGCCGCCCCGAATGCCGCGAAGACCATGGTCTGGATGGCAGTCATCCTCGGTTCGATGTTCCTCGGCCTTTCCTTCCTCGCGGTCCATGTGAACGCCCTGCCCGAAACCGTCGTCCCCACGGCGGCGAACAACGGCGGCGAAACGGTGCTGTCCCAGGTGGGCCGCGCCGTGCTGGGGCCAGGGCACTTGGCGCACATCCTGTACTACTGGCTGCAGATTGCCACCGCCCTGATTCTCGTGCTGGCGGCGAATACCAGTTTCGCCGACTTCCCCCGTCTGGGCGCGCTTCACGCGAACGATGGCTTCCTGCCGAAGCAGTTGACCAACGTGGGAGACCGCCTGGTCTTTGACCGGGGCATCATCACCCTGGGTGTGCTTGCCTGCATCCTCATCGCTCACTTTCGCGGCGACGTACACAACCTGATCCCGCTGTACGCGGTGGGAGTATTCCTGTCGTTCACGCTCTCGCAGGCCGGCATGGTGAAGCGGTGGTTCCGACTTCGGTCCCCCGGGTGGCGGTGGAAGGCCATGGTAAACGGCCTCGGCGCGATCGTGACGTTCGTCGTGCTCCTGGTGTTTGGCGTGGTCAAGTTCGCGAGCGGCGCGTGGATCGTCGTTCTCCTGATCCCCATTTTGGTGGTGATATTCTTCCGGATCCACGCCCACTACGACTCCGTTGACCGGCAGATGGTGGTCATTCCGTCCGATCTGGAGGACACCACGCCGCCACAGCACGCGGTTCTGGTGCTTGTGCCAGGCGCCACACGGAGCGCTTTGCAGGCCGTCAAGTATGCCCGGTCTGTGGCGGGAGAATGCCGGGCAATCCACGTTGAGGTCCACCCGGAAAAAACGCCGAATCTCCGGAACTTCTGGATGAAACTGGGCGGTCAGGTGCCCCTCGTTATCCTCGAGTCGCCGTTCCGGGACGTGGTAGGACCCTTGATGGCGTATCTTGACGAAGTGCAAACGGAAACGCCAAACACGCAGATCACGGTCGTCATCCCGGAATTCGCAGCAGCCAGATGGTGGCAGAACCTGCTGCACGGACACACCGGCCTCGTGTTGAAATTCGCGTTACTGCGCCGAAAGAACGTCATCGTGACGAACGTACGCTATGAACTCGAAAACGAAAGCGTCGCGTTCCGCGAAATGTTCGACATCCACGAGGACTACGCCGGGCATCTGTGA
- a CDS encoding APC family permease, producing MIIPLRRLIVGKPLESARAAHEKIPPILALPVFASDALSSVAYATGEIMAALLVAGPALLHLTIWISLAIVVLLAIVATSYRQTVLAYPGGGGAYIVARDNLGVVQAQVAGAALLVDYILTVAVSISSGVAAIESLLKTQYGFEVAVVPACLACVAIVTLVNLRGVKESAKAFALPTYAFITIVYILCAIGLYHFFHGTLGVAHAGNVFDAALPGREGHFDQPEALQGVGLFLILHAFASGCTALTGVEAISNGVTAFKQPAARNAAKTMTWMAAILGSMFLGLSFLAVHVNALPETVVPTALNNGGETVLSQVGRAVLGGGPVADFLYFWLQISTALILVLAANTSFADFPRLSALQAHDGFLPKQLTNVGDRLVFDRGILTLGMFACALIWKFHGDVHNLIPLYAVGVFLSFTLSQAGMVKRWFRLKSPGWHLKAAVNGLGAIVTSVVLLVFGVVKFAGGAWIVIVLIPTLVLIFFRIHAHYASVDREMAEILPDLDESAPPQHAVLVLVPGPTRGALQAVNYARSLAGDCRGIHIELHPESTPHLRDVWLSHCGSVPLVILEAPYRDVVSPLMAYLDEVQKETPRTQITVVIPEFVSTRWWQNLLHGHTGLVLKFAMLGRQNVVVTNVRYHLKDERVSLRDMFDVGDEYAGHM from the coding sequence ATGATAATACCTTTGCGGCGCCTGATCGTTGGAAAGCCGCTGGAGAGCGCGCGGGCGGCGCACGAGAAAATACCGCCGATCCTGGCACTGCCGGTGTTCGCCTCGGACGCACTCTCGTCGGTGGCTTACGCAACCGGCGAGATCATGGCTGCCCTGCTGGTGGCCGGCCCGGCCTTGCTTCACCTCACGATCTGGATCAGCCTCGCGATCGTGGTCCTGCTCGCTATTGTGGCCACGTCCTATCGCCAGACGGTGCTGGCGTACCCCGGAGGGGGCGGCGCATACATCGTAGCGCGCGATAACCTCGGAGTCGTTCAGGCTCAGGTAGCCGGCGCCGCTTTGCTGGTGGACTACATCCTCACCGTCGCCGTCTCGATTTCATCCGGTGTCGCAGCCATCGAATCCCTGCTAAAGACGCAGTACGGATTTGAGGTGGCGGTTGTGCCGGCGTGTCTCGCATGCGTCGCTATCGTAACGCTGGTGAACCTCCGCGGCGTCAAGGAGAGCGCCAAGGCGTTTGCGCTGCCAACGTACGCATTCATCACCATCGTCTACATCCTGTGCGCCATCGGGCTGTATCACTTCTTCCACGGGACGCTGGGAGTTGCGCATGCGGGGAATGTGTTCGATGCGGCCCTGCCGGGCAGGGAAGGCCATTTCGACCAACCGGAGGCCCTGCAGGGGGTGGGGTTGTTCCTCATCCTCCACGCATTCGCCTCCGGATGTACGGCCCTCACGGGCGTCGAGGCAATCTCGAACGGCGTGACGGCATTCAAGCAGCCTGCTGCGCGAAACGCCGCCAAGACGATGACCTGGATGGCCGCCATCCTCGGCTCCATGTTCCTCGGGCTATCCTTCCTCGCAGTGCACGTGAACGCCCTGCCCGAGACCGTCGTGCCCACCGCGCTGAACAACGGCGGCGAAACGGTGCTGTCCCAGGTGGGCCGCGCCGTGCTGGGCGGCGGGCCGGTCGCAGACTTCCTCTACTTCTGGCTGCAGATTTCCACGGCGCTTATCCTGGTCCTCGCCGCCAACACCAGTTTCGCCGATTTCCCGCGCCTCAGCGCGCTGCAGGCGCACGACGGCTTCCTCCCGAAACAGCTCACGAACGTGGGAGACCGTCTCGTTTTCGATCGGGGAATCCTGACGCTTGGCATGTTCGCTTGCGCCCTCATCTGGAAGTTCCACGGGGACGTGCACAACCTGATCCCCCTCTATGCGGTTGGCGTCTTCCTGTCTTTCACCCTCTCCCAGGCCGGGATGGTCAAGCGATGGTTCCGACTGAAATCGCCGGGCTGGCACCTCAAAGCGGCCGTGAATGGCCTGGGCGCCATCGTGACCAGTGTGGTATTGCTGGTGTTCGGCGTCGTGAAATTCGCGGGCGGAGCGTGGATCGTCATTGTCTTGATACCCACGCTTGTGCTGATCTTCTTCCGCATCCACGCCCATTACGCGTCGGTAGACAGGGAAATGGCCGAGATCCTGCCGGACCTCGATGAATCGGCGCCACCCCAGCACGCCGTTCTCGTCCTCGTGCCGGGACCGACCCGAGGCGCCCTGCAAGCGGTGAACTATGCCCGCTCGCTGGCCGGAGACTGCCGCGGCATCCACATTGAACTCCACCCGGAGAGCACGCCGCACCTGCGCGACGTGTGGCTGAGCCATTGCGGATCGGTTCCGCTGGTGATCCTCGAAGCACCGTACCGCGACGTCGTCAGCCCGCTGATGGCTTATCTGGACGAAGTCCAGAAGGAGACGCCGCGAACACAAATCACCGTGGTCATCCCCGAATTCGTCTCGACCAGGTGGTGGCAGAACCTGCTGCACGGCCACACAGGGCTCGTCCTCAAGTTCGCGATGCTGGGACGGCAGAACGTCGTCGTCACGAACGTGCGCTACCACCTGAAAGACGAAAGGGTATCTCTGCGGGACATGTTTGACGTGGGCGACGAGTACGCGGGCCATATGTGA
- a CDS encoding DUF1054 family protein — protein sequence MKFAGWTREDFAAFHITDFDERMAVLRDRIQPKLDALGIDLVGLLQAETGTEWYHHVAKHMRRSVNLPLDTWVALNRAKKGYKATVHFGVGLSALGANACLVVKQECVERESFAAGIEREVGVICPLLAASGNLYIGDVPNAAEEEMLPAKSAGVDDWIKRAEWLRNRKMYEFEMGYRIPVEEACALGSELPQTTLKLIREMLPLYQAGISTR from the coding sequence ATGAAATTCGCCGGATGGACACGAGAAGACTTCGCAGCGTTCCATATCACTGATTTCGATGAACGCATGGCGGTTCTTCGTGATCGGATCCAGCCGAAGTTGGACGCGCTTGGAATCGACCTGGTGGGACTGCTGCAAGCCGAAACCGGCACGGAGTGGTATCACCATGTTGCCAAACATATGCGGCGCAGCGTCAATTTGCCTTTGGACACGTGGGTAGCCCTGAACCGCGCGAAAAAGGGCTACAAGGCAACGGTCCACTTTGGGGTAGGTTTGAGCGCCCTGGGCGCGAACGCCTGCCTGGTAGTGAAGCAGGAGTGTGTGGAGCGGGAGTCATTCGCCGCCGGCATCGAGCGTGAGGTGGGCGTGATCTGCCCGCTCCTCGCCGCGTCCGGCAATCTCTACATCGGTGATGTCCCCAACGCCGCGGAAGAAGAGATGCTGCCTGCGAAATCAGCTGGCGTGGATGACTGGATAAAGCGGGCCGAGTGGCTCCGCAACCGTAAGATGTACGAGTTTGAGATGGGCTATCGGATCCCCGTCGAGGAAGCCTGCGCACTGGGCAGCGAATTGCCGCAGACTACCCTGAAGCTCATCCGGGAGATGCTCCCGCTATATCAGGCGGGCATATCAACCAGATAA
- the topA gene encoding type I DNA topoisomerase, with amino-acid sequence MSKSLIIVESPAKIKTLKNILGPGYDVRASMGHVRDLPKSKLSIDVDNDFAPTYTIIPDKTKVIKDLREAAKDKETVFLASDPDREGEAIAWHLSEALHLKNAVRIQFNEITRSAVEEAIRHPRTVDKGRVDAQQARRVLDRLVGYKLSPLLWKKIKRNLSAGRVQSVALRLICDREREILAFVPVEYWSITASVTPQAKKHPFDAKLIGRVGTREKLELHNQAEADDVLAALKGSAWSVGSVKKSERKVNPYAPFITSTLQQEASRKLGMSNKKTMAIAQQLYEGVDLGAEGSVGLITYMRTDSTRVAKEAQEEALHFITETYGAKYAPLSPRVYRSRNTAQDAHEAIRPTSAFRRPEAIKARLTTEQFKMYDLIWKRFVSSQMHSGVDEVTTVDVHATHDGSAFLFRASGTVQIFDGFRRVYTVAKDEDEKTEDEFAQKLPALAAHDLLDLLGITPRQHFTEPLPRYNPATLVKTLEENGVGRPSTYATIVGTVQDRGYVELREKRFYPTELGFAVNDLLVKHFPKIVDVQFTSGMEGRLDRVEDGSENWVAIVREFYVPFEIAIGKAETEAERVKMTPKVLEGEVCPECGKELHIRQGRFGEFIGCSGFPDCKYTRPITVKIGVECPREGCTGEIVEKKSKSKAGKDYKFYGCSRYPECDFTTFYKPLPDKFCDTCGYNLGEDRMGRRLMGIKCTNKACPTNAKPAAKADPEADAEKA; translated from the coding sequence ATGTCCAAGTCCCTGATCATTGTTGAATCGCCCGCGAAGATAAAGACGCTGAAGAACATCCTCGGCCCGGGCTATGACGTCCGAGCGAGCATGGGACACGTCCGGGACCTGCCGAAATCCAAACTCAGCATAGACGTGGACAACGACTTCGCCCCAACTTACACCATCATCCCGGACAAAACGAAGGTCATCAAAGACCTGAGGGAAGCTGCCAAGGACAAGGAAACGGTCTTCCTGGCAAGCGACCCCGATCGCGAGGGTGAAGCGATCGCGTGGCACCTCTCCGAGGCGCTGCACCTGAAGAACGCCGTGCGGATCCAGTTCAACGAGATCACCCGGTCCGCCGTCGAGGAAGCCATCCGCCATCCGCGCACTGTGGACAAGGGACGGGTCGATGCTCAACAGGCGCGACGCGTGCTGGACCGGCTCGTCGGCTACAAGCTGAGCCCGCTGTTGTGGAAGAAGATCAAGCGCAATCTGAGCGCCGGCCGCGTACAGAGCGTGGCCCTGCGCCTCATTTGCGACCGTGAGCGCGAAATCCTGGCCTTCGTGCCGGTGGAATACTGGAGCATCACCGCCAGCGTCACCCCGCAGGCGAAAAAGCACCCGTTCGACGCCAAATTGATCGGCCGCGTCGGAACGCGCGAAAAGCTGGAGCTCCATAACCAGGCCGAAGCGGACGACGTACTCGCCGCACTGAAGGGCTCCGCCTGGAGCGTCGGTTCCGTCAAGAAGTCGGAGCGCAAGGTCAACCCCTATGCCCCCTTCATCACCAGCACCCTGCAACAGGAAGCCAGCCGCAAACTGGGGATGAGCAACAAGAAGACGATGGCGATCGCGCAGCAGTTGTACGAAGGCGTGGACCTGGGCGCGGAGGGCAGCGTTGGCCTGATTACCTATATGCGTACCGACAGCACTCGCGTAGCGAAGGAAGCCCAGGAAGAGGCACTGCACTTCATCACGGAGACTTACGGCGCGAAGTACGCGCCTTTGTCTCCTAGGGTCTACAGGAGTCGCAATACGGCGCAGGATGCGCACGAAGCGATCCGCCCCACCAGCGCGTTTCGCCGTCCCGAAGCCATCAAGGCTCGTCTGACCACCGAGCAGTTCAAGATGTACGATCTCATTTGGAAGCGCTTCGTCTCAAGTCAGATGCACAGCGGTGTTGATGAAGTGACGACCGTGGACGTGCATGCCACGCACGACGGATCCGCCTTTCTGTTCCGGGCCAGCGGCACGGTGCAGATCTTCGATGGCTTCCGCCGCGTCTACACGGTCGCCAAGGATGAAGACGAGAAGACCGAGGACGAATTCGCGCAGAAGCTACCCGCGCTCGCGGCGCATGACCTGCTGGACCTGTTGGGCATCACTCCGCGGCAGCATTTCACGGAACCGCTGCCCCGCTATAATCCGGCCACGCTTGTAAAAACGCTGGAGGAAAACGGCGTCGGCCGGCCGAGCACGTACGCCACCATCGTCGGCACCGTTCAGGATCGGGGCTATGTGGAACTGCGCGAGAAGCGGTTCTATCCCACCGAGCTGGGCTTCGCCGTGAACGACCTCCTTGTGAAGCACTTCCCGAAGATCGTTGACGTGCAGTTCACCTCCGGTATGGAAGGCCGGCTTGACCGCGTGGAAGACGGCAGCGAGAACTGGGTTGCGATTGTCAGGGAATTCTATGTGCCGTTCGAAATCGCCATCGGCAAGGCCGAAACCGAGGCGGAACGGGTGAAGATGACGCCGAAGGTCCTCGAAGGAGAGGTCTGCCCGGAGTGTGGCAAGGAACTGCATATCCGTCAGGGCCGGTTCGGCGAATTCATCGGCTGCAGCGGATTCCCGGACTGCAAGTACACGCGGCCGATCACCGTAAAAATCGGCGTCGAATGCCCGCGCGAAGGCTGCACGGGCGAGATCGTGGAGAAGAAATCAAAGAGCAAAGCCGGCAAGGATTACAAATTCTACGGGTGCTCGCGCTATCCCGAGTGCGACTTCACGACGTTCTACAAACCGCTGCCGGATAAATTCTGCGATACGTGCGGATATAACCTGGGAGAAGACCGCATGGGCCGGCGCCTGATGGGCATCAAGTGCACCAACAAGGCCTGCCCAACGAACGCGAAACCCGCAGCCAAGGCGGATCCCGAGGCCGACGCAGAGAAGGCATGA
- a CDS encoding metalloregulator ArsR/SmtB family transcription factor produces the protein MPMISRVCHGGAMGLRPSRNAGSKVLERTLEKMVGGSRAAVLRALEGGPRSVGDVVIETKLSQPNVSNHLARLRELGLVVAQRDGRRVFYRIVSPDLVRALLLSPVSQELTEADRTAILDEVRPAFEQNVLLGDHQAVRSSVDRALGEGLPWQDLYTRVFAPVLVKVAGMRAAGEISVAQEHTINHFVERLMGHVGSLRVPLRKAGNCEVVIACVEGEFNGIAAQMAADFLAAEGYNVAFLGVDVPADGIVDSAIQLESKVVLVSAAGEDRLPAVKAVAAGLAKAALAGPAPVLLVGGSVSQAAPGFAAQPGVEEAPADLYALCTRVSAILG, from the coding sequence ATGCCAATGATAAGCCGCGTGTGTCACGGCGGAGCAATGGGGCTTCGCCCGTCGCGGAATGCAGGGAGTAAAGTCTTGGAGCGAACGCTTGAAAAAATGGTGGGAGGATCCCGCGCCGCAGTCTTGCGAGCGCTGGAGGGTGGCCCACGATCTGTTGGAGATGTCGTGATTGAGACGAAGCTGTCTCAACCAAATGTGTCCAATCATCTCGCCCGCCTGCGAGAGTTGGGCCTTGTCGTTGCGCAGAGGGATGGGCGACGGGTATTCTACCGAATCGTCAGTCCGGACCTGGTCCGGGCGTTATTACTGTCGCCGGTGAGCCAGGAGCTCACGGAGGCAGACCGCACTGCGATACTGGATGAGGTTCGACCAGCATTTGAGCAGAATGTGCTGTTGGGTGACCATCAAGCGGTTCGGTCCAGCGTGGACCGGGCTCTGGGTGAGGGCCTCCCATGGCAGGATCTATACACGCGCGTTTTTGCTCCGGTTCTGGTCAAGGTCGCCGGCATGCGGGCCGCGGGCGAGATTTCCGTTGCACAGGAGCACACGATCAACCATTTCGTGGAGAGACTGATGGGCCACGTCGGCTCGCTGCGCGTTCCCTTGCGCAAGGCCGGGAACTGCGAGGTCGTCATCGCGTGCGTCGAGGGTGAGTTCAACGGTATCGCGGCGCAGATGGCGGCGGATTTCCTCGCCGCTGAGGGATACAACGTTGCGTTCCTCGGCGTCGATGTACCGGCGGATGGCATCGTGGACAGCGCGATTCAACTGGAATCGAAGGTCGTTCTCGTTTCGGCAGCCGGCGAGGACCGGCTCCCGGCCGTGAAGGCTGTTGCCGCCGGGCTGGCCAAGGCCGCCCTCGCGGGTCCGGCGCCGGTGCTGCTGGTTGGGGGAAGCGTTTCACAAGCGGCGCCCGGCTTCGCCGCGCAACCGGGAGTGGAGGAGGCGCCTGCCGATCTCTACGCTCTTTGTACCCGCGTGTCCGCGATTCTGGGATAG
- a CDS encoding APC family permease, with protein sequence MVVALRRWLIGRPIASERAGEERLGKLLALPIFASDALSSVAYATGEIMAALLLAGSNKLFLTFPISLAIVALLAIVATSYRQTIIAYPGGGGAYIVARDNLGIVVAQVAGAALMIDYILTVAVSVSSGVAAIDSLFFVKYGTHVNVVMVCLATVALVTVINLRGVRESGVIFAFPTYAFIAIAVILIGTGLWQYFGHTLQEAHPQAAFAAARVEGHADERVKDMGLFLLLHAFASGCAAMTGVEAISNGVTAFKEPAARNAAKTMIWMASILASIFLGLTFLAVHCNVLPEAAIGFGKETTMSQMGRTILGTGPLYWWLQVATALILVLAANTSFAGFPRLAALIARDNFLPKQLSSVGDRLVYDRGIISLAVLSGTLIWWRRADVHLLIPLYAVGVFLSFTISQTGMVLRWRRLRSPGWRTKAFVNGLGAVATLIVLSVIAYVKFLSGAWLVVLLIPVLVLLFLRIHAHYTSVKQQLAVLPASRSLNKPPPKHVVLVLVPGVTRGAIEAIDYARSLAGDCRAIHIETNPENTPAFRDAWLENCPDVPLVILEAPFRTVVEPLTAYLDEVQRETPNTRVTVVVPEFVAPRWWQNLLHGHTGLVIKLAMLNRKNVVLTNVRYHLEDEKVSLQDMLDMDHDYVEHM encoded by the coding sequence ATGGTAGTCGCACTCCGACGCTGGCTTATCGGGCGCCCTATCGCCAGTGAGCGAGCGGGTGAAGAACGCCTCGGCAAGCTGCTTGCCCTGCCGATTTTCGCCTCCGATGCTCTCTCTTCGGTGGCCTACGCCACCGGCGAGATTATGGCGGCGCTCCTCCTGGCCGGTTCGAACAAGCTGTTCCTGACCTTCCCCATCAGCCTGGCCATCGTGGCTCTCCTCGCGATCGTGGCGACGTCCTACCGCCAAACCATCATCGCGTACCCCGGTGGAGGCGGCGCTTACATCGTTGCGCGCGACAACCTCGGCATCGTGGTCGCCCAGGTGGCAGGCGCGGCGCTGATGATCGACTACATCCTCACCGTGGCCGTGTCCGTATCCTCCGGAGTTGCCGCCATCGACTCGCTGTTCTTCGTCAAGTACGGCACCCACGTTAACGTGGTCATGGTATGTCTCGCCACGGTCGCTTTAGTGACAGTCATCAACCTGCGCGGCGTTCGGGAAAGCGGCGTTATCTTCGCGTTTCCAACGTATGCCTTCATCGCGATCGCGGTCATCTTGATCGGCACCGGGCTTTGGCAGTATTTCGGGCACACCCTCCAGGAGGCCCACCCCCAGGCGGCGTTCGCCGCAGCCCGGGTTGAAGGGCACGCAGACGAGAGAGTGAAGGACATGGGATTGTTTTTACTCCTCCATGCCTTCGCCTCAGGGTGTGCGGCTATGACCGGCGTGGAGGCAATATCCAACGGTGTGACCGCGTTCAAGGAACCGGCCGCCCGCAACGCCGCCAAGACCATGATCTGGATGGCCTCTATCCTCGCTTCGATTTTTCTGGGTCTGACTTTCCTTGCCGTGCACTGCAACGTTCTTCCGGAAGCGGCCATTGGATTCGGTAAGGAAACCACGATGTCGCAGATGGGGCGCACCATCCTCGGCACCGGCCCCCTTTACTGGTGGCTGCAGGTCGCCACCGCCCTGATCCTGGTGCTGGCCGCCAACACCAGTTTCGCCGGCTTCCCCCGTCTCGCCGCACTCATCGCAAGGGACAACTTTCTGCCGAAGCAATTGAGCAGCGTGGGCGATCGGTTGGTTTACGACCGCGGTATCATCAGCCTGGCGGTCCTTTCAGGCACGCTCATCTGGTGGCGCCGGGCCGATGTCCATCTCTTGATTCCTCTGTACGCCGTGGGCGTGTTCCTTTCCTTCACTATCTCCCAGACGGGCATGGTGCTTCGCTGGCGCCGTCTGCGTTCACCCGGTTGGCGCACGAAGGCATTTGTGAATGGCCTCGGCGCTGTCGCCACACTGATCGTGCTGAGTGTGATCGCGTACGTGAAGTTCCTGAGCGGCGCCTGGCTGGTTGTCCTCCTGATTCCGGTGCTGGTGCTGCTGTTCTTGCGAATACACGCCCACTACACGTCCGTCAAACAGCAATTGGCAGTTCTGCCGGCGTCGAGGTCTCTCAACAAGCCTCCTCCAAAGCACGTCGTTCTGGTGCTCGTGCCAGGCGTAACCAGGGGCGCCATTGAAGCCATTGACTACGCCCGCTCTCTGGCCGGCGATTGCCGCGCCATCCATATCGAAACGAACCCGGAGAATACACCCGCCTTCCGCGATGCCTGGCTGGAGAACTGCCCCGACGTGCCGTTGGTCATCCTGGAAGCGCCGTTTAGGACGGTCGTCGAGCCGCTCACCGCATACCTTGACGAGGTTCAACGCGAGACACCCAACACGCGGGTAACGGTCGTGGTTCCGGAGTTTGTCGCGCCGCGCTGGTGGCAGAACCTCCTTCATGGTCACACGGGTCTCGTCATCAAGCTGGCTATGCTCAACCGCAAAAACGTTGTCCTCACAAATGTCCGGTACCACCTGGAAGACGAGAAGGTCTCGCTGCAGGATATGCTGGACATGGATCACGACTATGTGGAGCATATGTGA